The following are encoded together in the Vibrio zhugei genome:
- a CDS encoding multifunctional CCA addition/repair protein, translating to MQVYLVGGAVRDQLLNLPVHDRDWVVVGTTPQAMLDAGYQAVGKDFPVFLHPTSKEEYALARTERKTGLGYTGFDCYFSTEVTIEEDLMRRDLTINAIAQDGQGHLIDPYHGVDDIKQRQLRHVSDAFTEDPLRVLRVARFAAKLHHLGFSVADETMDLMRQITLSGELNHLTPERVWQEWHKSLTTPTPHAFLEVLKNCGALAHVLPEIDALFGIPQPEKWHPEIDTGLHTLMVAKQAAQLSDSPLVRFAAQVHDLGKAVTPKEEWPSHKRHCHTGIKLIKALCNRLRAPNEFRDLALDVCQQHTNIHNALQLKPATLVRLFNQLKLWRQPQRLEQVLLACAADHKGRLGFENLEYRVAEYVTAAFHIAAQINAQDVIKDGFVGKDISEEQNRRRIAAVAKFKQEYVA from the coding sequence GTGCAAGTTTATCTCGTCGGCGGCGCAGTCCGCGATCAACTGCTTAACCTTCCCGTCCACGATCGAGACTGGGTAGTGGTTGGCACAACGCCCCAAGCCATGCTGGATGCTGGCTACCAAGCCGTTGGCAAAGATTTCCCCGTATTTCTTCACCCCACCAGCAAAGAAGAGTATGCGCTCGCAAGAACTGAACGCAAAACCGGACTCGGCTATACCGGATTCGACTGTTATTTTTCAACAGAGGTCACGATCGAAGAAGATCTTATGCGTCGAGATTTGACCATCAATGCCATCGCGCAAGATGGGCAAGGCCACCTCATCGACCCTTATCATGGTGTCGATGATATCAAGCAACGCCAATTACGCCATGTCTCTGATGCGTTTACCGAAGACCCCCTACGAGTCTTAAGAGTCGCACGCTTCGCCGCGAAACTCCATCATCTTGGGTTTTCCGTCGCCGACGAAACCATGGACTTGATGCGCCAAATTACCCTATCTGGGGAATTAAATCATCTAACGCCGGAGCGAGTATGGCAAGAATGGCACAAATCTCTGACCACACCAACGCCCCATGCATTCCTTGAAGTTCTAAAAAACTGTGGCGCGTTAGCCCATGTATTACCCGAGATTGACGCACTCTTTGGCATACCGCAACCAGAAAAATGGCATCCGGAAATCGATACTGGCCTTCACACGTTAATGGTCGCAAAGCAAGCAGCACAACTGAGTGATTCCCCACTGGTGCGTTTCGCAGCTCAAGTCCACGACCTCGGTAAAGCGGTCACGCCCAAAGAAGAATGGCCAAGTCATAAACGTCATTGCCATACTGGCATCAAACTGATTAAAGCTCTGTGTAACAGGCTGCGGGCACCTAATGAATTTCGTGATTTAGCACTCGATGTCTGTCAGCAGCACACCAATATTCATAATGCTTTGCAACTCAAACCCGCCACCTTAGTGCGACTCTTTAATCAGCTAAAATTATGGCGTCAACCACAACGTTTAGAACAGGTATTACTCGCTTGTGCGGCCGACCATAAAGGCCGTTTAGGCTTCGAGAACTTAGAGTACCGAGTGGCCGAATACGTCACTGCAGCCTTTCATATCGCGGCACAAATCAATGCCCAAGATGTCATTAAAGACGGTTTTGTCGGTAAGGATATCAGTGAAGAACAGAACCGCCGCCGAATCGCAGCGGTCGCGAAATTTAAACAGGAATATGTAGCCTAA
- the eno gene encoding phosphopyruvate hydratase, translated as MSKIVKVLGREIIDSRGNPTVEAEVHLEGGFVGMAAAPSGASTGSREALELRDGDKSRFLGKGVTKAVAAVNGPIAEAVTGKDAKDQASIDQIMIDLDGTENKSQFGANAILAVSLANAKAAAASKGMPLYEHIAELNGTPGHFSMPLPMMNILNGGEHADNNVDIQEFMIQPVGAPTFKEAARMGSEVFHNLAKVLKAKGLSTAVGDEGGFAPNLDSNAEALAVIKQAVEKAGYELGKDITLAMDCAASEFYDKEAGNYNMKGEGKVFSSEEFNHYLAELTNQYPIVSIEDGLDESDWDGFKHQTELLGDKIQLVGDDLFVTNTKILKEGIEKGVANSILIKFNQIGSLTETLAAIKMAKDAGYTAVISHRSGETEDATIADLAVGTAAGQIKTGSMSRSDRVAKYNQLIRIEEALGERAAFNGLKEVKGQA; from the coding sequence ATGTCTAAGATCGTTAAAGTTCTAGGTCGTGAAATCATCGATTCACGCGGTAACCCAACAGTAGAAGCAGAAGTACACCTAGAAGGTGGTTTCGTGGGTATGGCTGCTGCACCATCAGGAGCATCGACGGGTTCTCGTGAAGCGCTTGAGCTACGTGATGGCGACAAATCTCGTTTCCTAGGTAAAGGCGTGACGAAAGCAGTAGCAGCTGTTAATGGTCCTATCGCTGAAGCTGTGACTGGTAAAGATGCAAAAGATCAAGCATCTATCGACCAAATCATGATCGACCTTGATGGAACAGAGAACAAATCTCAGTTCGGTGCGAACGCTATCCTAGCGGTTTCTCTTGCAAACGCAAAAGCAGCAGCGGCATCAAAAGGCATGCCTCTTTACGAGCACATCGCTGAATTGAATGGCACTCCTGGCCACTTCTCTATGCCTCTACCAATGATGAATATTCTTAACGGTGGTGAGCACGCAGATAACAACGTTGATATCCAAGAGTTCATGATTCAACCTGTTGGCGCGCCTACTTTCAAAGAAGCGGCTCGCATGGGTTCTGAAGTTTTCCACAACCTAGCTAAAGTACTAAAAGCGAAAGGCCTTAGCACAGCGGTTGGTGATGAAGGTGGTTTTGCTCCTAACCTAGATTCTAATGCTGAAGCACTTGCTGTGATTAAACAAGCGGTAGAAAAAGCAGGCTACGAGTTAGGTAAAGACATCACGCTAGCAATGGACTGTGCTGCTTCTGAGTTCTACGACAAAGAAGCTGGCAACTACAACATGAAAGGCGAAGGTAAAGTATTCTCTTCTGAAGAATTCAACCATTACCTTGCTGAGCTAACTAACCAATACCCAATCGTCTCTATTGAAGACGGTCTAGACGAATCTGATTGGGATGGCTTTAAGCACCAAACTGAACTTCTAGGTGATAAAATCCAATTGGTTGGCGATGATCTTTTCGTAACAAACACTAAGATCCTGAAAGAAGGTATCGAAAAAGGTGTTGCGAACTCAATCCTAATCAAATTCAACCAAATCGGTTCTTTGACTGAAACATTGGCTGCGATCAAAATGGCGAAAGATGCTGGCTACACAGCGGTTATCTCTCACCGTAGTGGTGAAACAGAAGATGCAACGATTGCTGATCTTGCTGTTGGTACAGCTGCAGGTCAAATCAAAACTGGTTCTATGAGCCGTTCTGACCGTGTTGCGAAATACAACCAGCTAATCCGTATTGAAGAAGCGCTGGGTGAACGTGCAGCATTCAACGGTCTTAAAGAAGTAAAAGGCCAAGCATAA
- a CDS encoding CTP synthase, with amino-acid sequence MTTNYIFVTGGVVSSLGKGIAAASLAAILEARGLKVTIMKLDPYINVDPGTMSPTQHGEVFVTEDGAETDLDLGHYERFIRTKMTKRNNFTAGRVYADVLRKERRGDYLGATIQVVPHITNSIKDRVISGAEGYDVVLVEIGGTVGDIESQPFIEAIRQLAIEVGREHTMFMHLTLVPYLAAAGEVKTKPTQHSVKELLSVGIQPDVLVCRSDRVIPANERKKIALFCNVAEKAVISMKDVDSIYKIPQLIKSQGLDDLVCRRFGIDAPEADLSEWEQVIYEEANPTGEVTIGMVGKYVELPDAYKSVNEALKHAGLKNRLSVKIQFVDSEDIESKGTEVLENLDAILVPGGFGDRGVEGKILAAQYARENKIPYLGICLGMQVALIEYSRNVVGLTDAHSTEFNKQTKHPVVGLITEWVDEEGKVEERSETSDLGGTMRLGSQLCHLTEGTKAYELYGSATIHERHRHRYEVNNVLRPKIEKAGLKVSGLSADKKLVEVIENPAHPWFVAAQFHPEFTSTPRDGHPLFSGFIKAAGQYQRGELE; translated from the coding sequence ATGACGACAAATTATATTTTTGTTACTGGCGGGGTTGTATCCTCCCTAGGTAAAGGTATTGCAGCAGCATCATTGGCAGCGATCTTAGAAGCACGTGGTCTTAAAGTGACGATTATGAAGCTTGACCCGTACATCAACGTCGATCCCGGTACTATGAGTCCGACACAGCACGGTGAAGTGTTTGTGACTGAAGATGGTGCCGAAACAGACCTCGACCTTGGTCACTACGAGCGCTTTATTCGTACCAAAATGACCAAACGTAACAACTTTACGGCGGGTCGTGTTTACGCTGACGTTCTGCGCAAAGAGCGTCGCGGTGATTACTTAGGAGCAACGATTCAAGTCGTTCCTCATATCACCAACTCAATTAAAGATCGTGTTATCTCTGGAGCGGAAGGATACGATGTCGTCTTGGTTGAAATCGGTGGTACAGTGGGGGATATCGAATCTCAGCCATTCATCGAAGCGATTCGTCAATTAGCCATTGAAGTTGGCCGTGAACATACTATGTTCATGCACTTAACCTTGGTTCCTTACTTAGCCGCTGCTGGTGAAGTAAAAACCAAACCAACACAGCATTCGGTGAAAGAGTTACTGTCGGTGGGTATTCAACCTGACGTATTGGTGTGTCGTAGTGATCGTGTGATTCCAGCCAACGAACGTAAGAAAATTGCATTATTCTGTAACGTTGCTGAAAAAGCCGTGATTTCAATGAAAGACGTGGATTCTATTTATAAGATCCCTCAATTGATCAAATCACAAGGCTTGGATGATTTAGTTTGTCGTCGTTTTGGCATTGATGCGCCAGAAGCGGATTTGTCTGAATGGGAACAAGTGATTTATGAAGAAGCGAACCCAACAGGTGAAGTCACTATTGGCATGGTGGGTAAATACGTCGAATTACCGGATGCTTACAAATCCGTCAACGAAGCCCTCAAACATGCTGGACTCAAGAATCGCTTAAGTGTCAAAATTCAATTTGTTGATTCGGAAGACATTGAAAGCAAAGGCACCGAAGTTCTCGAGAATTTGGACGCAATCTTAGTTCCAGGTGGTTTCGGCGATCGTGGTGTTGAAGGTAAAATCCTCGCCGCGCAATACGCCCGTGAAAACAAGATTCCATACCTTGGCATTTGTTTAGGTATGCAAGTCGCATTGATTGAATACTCACGTAATGTCGTGGGCCTGACCGATGCGCATTCAACAGAATTTAACAAACAGACCAAACACCCTGTGGTAGGATTAATCACTGAGTGGGTTGATGAAGAAGGCAAAGTAGAAGAGCGTAGCGAAACCTCGGATCTTGGTGGTACTATGCGTCTAGGTTCTCAGCTATGCCACTTGACAGAAGGGACGAAAGCGTACGAGTTGTATGGTAGTGCTACCATTCATGAGCGTCATCGTCACCGCTATGAAGTGAATAATGTTCTACGTCCTAAGATTGAAAAAGCGGGTTTGAAAGTATCCGGTTTATCAGCAGATAAAAAATTAGTCGAGGTTATTGAGAACCCTGCACACCCTTGGTTTGTTGCGGCTCAATTCCACCCAGAATTCACGTCAACCCCTCGTGATGGACACCCACTGTTCTCTGGATTTATTAAAGCAGCGGGTCAATACCAGCGTGGCGAGTTGGAGTAA
- the mazG gene encoding nucleoside triphosphate pyrophosphohydrolase: MSKSSLNAIEQLQNIMEQLRDPQHGCPWDKQQTFHSVIPHTIEETYEVVDAIHKQDWPNLREELGDLLFQVIFYSQLAKEEGLFDFNDVVAEVNDKLVRRHPHVFGEQHFVTQEELDANWNAQKQREKQSQGIEQQSILDSVPDALPALMRANKIQKKCSQYGFDWGELEPVVDKVREELDEVVEEAVQVPNNSERVQEEVGDLLFSVVNLSRHLGINPELALGAANHKFVRRFKGVEHHVEQRNKSLSECSLSELDGYWNAVKAAEKGQVSENT; encoded by the coding sequence ATGTCGAAATCGTCATTGAATGCCATTGAGCAATTACAGAACATCATGGAGCAGTTACGCGATCCGCAACACGGCTGCCCTTGGGATAAACAGCAGACGTTTCATTCGGTCATTCCGCACACCATTGAAGAAACCTACGAGGTGGTGGATGCGATTCATAAGCAAGATTGGCCGAATTTGCGAGAAGAGCTCGGCGATTTACTGTTTCAAGTGATTTTTTACAGCCAACTGGCAAAAGAAGAAGGCTTGTTTGACTTTAACGATGTGGTGGCAGAAGTGAACGACAAGTTAGTACGTCGTCATCCGCATGTGTTTGGAGAACAACACTTTGTCACACAAGAAGAACTCGACGCCAACTGGAACGCGCAAAAACAGCGCGAGAAACAGAGCCAGGGAATTGAGCAGCAAAGCATCCTCGATTCCGTCCCTGACGCGCTGCCTGCTTTAATGCGCGCCAATAAAATCCAAAAAAAATGCAGTCAATATGGCTTTGATTGGGGCGAACTTGAGCCGGTGGTCGATAAAGTGCGTGAAGAGTTGGATGAAGTCGTTGAGGAAGCCGTTCAAGTGCCGAATAACTCCGAGCGGGTGCAAGAAGAAGTCGGTGACTTGCTCTTCTCAGTGGTCAATTTATCTCGTCACTTAGGCATTAATCCAGAATTGGCTCTTGGAGCTGCCAACCACAAATTTGTGCGACGCTTTAAAGGGGTTGAACACCATGTAGAGCAGCGCAATAAGTCGTTGTCTGAGTGTTCGTTGAGCGAGTTGGATGGGTATTGGAACGCGGTGAAAGCGGCAGAAAAAGGCCAAGTTTCTGAAAACACGTAA